ACCTGCAATGCCGCATTGAAATCCCAATGGCTGTAACTGAAATTTACGCTCCCAAGAAAGTCAATCGTACCGAGGCTGCTTTGGTAATCCAGCGGCAACGGATGCTCATTGATCTTGAGGTTTGCCCTGTTAAATGGAATTTTCACACCCGCAGAATAACTCCACCGACGCGTGGCGAATGGCCTCGGGGTGAAATTGGCCCTGAGGTACGCATCACCCAAAGATCCCCGTTTCCCGAATCCGCCCTCCGCAAACGAGGATGTGATCCTGACGCCAGAGGACCAGCGGTCGTTAAACTGCCGCGTGTAAGAAACATATGGGGAAAAATACCGGGTGTCAGACTCCCCTGCTCCAACGACAGCGGCGACCTCTATTTCATTCTTAAAACCGGACGCGGTGTCAACATGGGCAGATATACTGCAGATGCCCGCGTCGCTGCAGCCTTGCGCAAAAAACCGGGTGAAGCCCATGAAGACTAATACGGTATAGATTACAGCTTTTTTCATTATTCCGATGGGGTTAATGGCGCGATGGCAAAAAGGTGGTTGTATTGCTGGCAGTGAATCAACACATAGTTGTAGGTGTTCAGATCAACGCCCTCCGGAATGGGATAATTGTGGTTGATGCCATCGCCCAAAGCGCCCAGATTGACAAACAATTCCGGCTCAGCCGAAGTCGCAAGATATACCTTAAGGTCTGGGCCGGCAGATACTGAAAAGTCTTCGAGCGACAAATGTCGTGTGGAGCCTTCGGCATACACATTGGCGGTGCCGCTGACTTCAATTCCCGAAGTCGCAGTAAAGTAACCGGTGTGCAGCCTTTGTGACGTTGTGGGGATTTCTGCGGAGCCCACGTCGGTGCGTGTTAACGGGCCCTCAGACTGGCACGAAAAAAGTGCTAAAACCATTGCGAGTGATAAAAAAATAGTTTTCATATGACGGATTTCCCACAAAGGTGCATCCCGATAAAAAAACCTTTTGTCGCCTATCTGACATTTTGAGGCAACTCGTCAATCATTGTCAAAATATTCGTCCTTGAACCCAATCAAATAGAGCTTTTCCCTGGCGCGGGTCATCGCGGTGTAGAGCCAGCGAACGTAGTCGCGGTTTGGGCCATCAGGCAGGTAGGGCTGTTCTACGAATACGGTAGTCCATTGCCCGCCCTGGGATTTATGGCAGGTCATTGCGTACGAGAATTTCACCTGCAGTGCATTAAAATATTCATTCTCCTTTACCTTCAGCAACTTTCGGAACTGCGCCTTTTCATCTTCGTAATCTGCGAGCACCTCCTGGTAGAGTCGGTTCGACTCTTCGTAAGTGAGTGACGGCGACTCGC
The nucleotide sequence above comes from Flavobacterium magnum. Encoded proteins:
- a CDS encoding DM13 domain-containing protein, with protein sequence MKTIFLSLAMVLALFSCQSEGPLTRTDVGSAEIPTTSQRLHTGYFTATSGIEVSGTANVYAEGSTRHLSLEDFSVSAGPDLKVYLATSAEPELFVNLGALGDGINHNYPIPEGVDLNTYNYVLIHCQQYNHLFAIAPLTPSE